From Paenibacillus graminis, a single genomic window includes:
- a CDS encoding helix-turn-helix transcriptional regulator encodes MYDHLPLERLARYAGYSPYHFARMFKERTGLSPLYYVSSHRLQRAKDMLLRTGLTVRDISLEIGQQSLGTFTSRFAARVGMSPAEFRNSVQYAGDQMSSLRKLQDWRSSYPISRLPSSVHGTISAEVPFNGVILIGLFAKPIPEGLPLYGTLLSSLGHFHFDHVAPGTYYLLATSISWETRTLDFLLPHATLRTRSRAPIHVGPGSLVPHQQVTLHPPRLDDPPILISLPLLMNRFLNRIAVR; translated from the coding sequence ATGTATGATCATCTTCCGCTGGAGCGCCTGGCCCGCTACGCCGGCTACAGTCCTTATCATTTTGCCCGCATGTTCAAAGAGCGGACCGGACTTTCCCCGCTGTACTATGTCTCCTCCCACCGCCTGCAGCGGGCAAAGGACATGCTGCTGCGCACAGGTCTTACCGTCCGCGATATTTCGCTGGAGATCGGGCAGCAAAGCCTCGGGACCTTCACGTCCCGTTTTGCCGCCAGGGTCGGGATGTCACCGGCAGAGTTCCGCAATTCGGTCCAGTATGCCGGAGATCAGATGAGCTCGCTGAGGAAGCTGCAGGACTGGCGGTCTTCTTATCCCATCAGCAGGCTGCCTTCTTCCGTACACGGCACAATTTCCGCGGAGGTTCCTTTTAATGGGGTTATTCTTATTGGCCTCTTCGCCAAACCCATCCCCGAGGGACTGCCTTTGTATGGCACCCTGCTCTCCTCCCTGGGGCATTTTCACTTCGATCATGTTGCACCCGGGACTTATTACCTGCTTGCCACCTCGATTTCCTGGGAAACGCGGACGCTGGATTTCCTGCTTCCACATGCCACATTGCGTACCCGGTCGAGGGCCCCGATCCATGTCGGGCCAGGTTCGCTGGTCCCGCATCAACAGGTAACTCTGCACCCCCCAAGACTGGACGACCCGCCGATACTTATTTCACTGCCGCTGCTCATGAACCGTTTCCTGAACCGGATTGCGGTTCGATAG
- a CDS encoding MFS transporter, which translates to MIKRSFYYLWGSQTISNIADIIYILSITVLVFNSSNSLMQTTLIPLFRLSAQVVSGLVAPIILSRFRLTRILLFSQLGQFVIFTLLLLYLWTVPGQSSFLFIFVLVFGMSFLDGWTNPARNALVPRLASGEGLMRANGLMAVSDQVVRCAGWALSGIIVAWLGTLSTLVIASCCYLVAATVTSVIRDPLEHQKSGSETPTSAASPAAAEPKGGYWKELGEGWQIIWHNRRIRSLMIVDSIDTIGGTSWLGVFILAYVTQVLHKDASWWGFMNASFFSGMILGGVLVVGLVKRLQKNGYLYMLGALFVYVLITVVFAVNTIPAAALVLFAVSGLPVQMAGIIRRTLLQTSAPAAQLPKVMAGIDVLTNLTFGLSLLFLGWYADRFGMVQVYLLAAAMTTIAVLIGWFYRREFQDSEQADYPTVTDERVSS; encoded by the coding sequence TTGATTAAGCGGTCTTTTTATTATCTTTGGGGCTCTCAGACGATCTCGAATATAGCAGATATTATCTATATTTTGAGTATAACGGTATTGGTGTTCAACTCAAGCAATTCTCTAATGCAGACTACTTTAATTCCGTTGTTCCGTTTGTCTGCCCAAGTGGTTAGCGGGTTGGTTGCACCTATAATTCTCAGCCGGTTCAGGCTCACGCGGATTTTGCTGTTCTCCCAACTTGGGCAGTTTGTTATTTTTACACTGCTGCTGCTTTACTTGTGGACCGTGCCTGGGCAAAGTTCCTTTCTTTTCATTTTTGTGCTGGTGTTTGGCATGTCCTTTCTGGATGGCTGGACCAATCCGGCACGAAATGCGCTTGTGCCCCGCTTGGCCAGCGGTGAGGGACTCATGCGCGCGAATGGTTTGATGGCAGTCAGTGATCAAGTAGTTAGATGCGCAGGGTGGGCGCTCAGCGGGATTATTGTTGCCTGGCTCGGTACCTTGAGTACACTTGTGATCGCATCCTGTTGCTATTTGGTGGCTGCAACTGTCACCTCAGTCATCCGTGATCCGCTGGAGCATCAGAAATCAGGCTCCGAAACCCCAACATCCGCTGCCAGTCCGGCAGCAGCCGAACCCAAAGGAGGTTATTGGAAAGAACTTGGGGAAGGGTGGCAGATCATTTGGCATAACCGGCGTATTCGTTCTCTGATGATCGTGGACAGCATAGACACGATAGGGGGAACCTCCTGGCTCGGAGTATTTATTCTGGCCTATGTAACCCAGGTGCTGCACAAGGATGCAAGCTGGTGGGGATTCATGAATGCCTCCTTTTTTAGCGGAATGATTCTGGGCGGGGTGCTTGTTGTTGGCTTGGTCAAACGATTGCAAAAAAACGGTTATTTGTACATGCTTGGAGCATTGTTTGTGTATGTGCTGATTACAGTAGTATTTGCTGTCAATACGATCCCGGCGGCTGCGCTTGTTCTTTTTGCCGTCTCAGGGTTACCGGTGCAAATGGCTGGGATTATTCGCCGCACCTTGCTGCAAACAAGCGCTCCTGCTGCCCAGCTCCCCAAAGTAATGGCAGGAATTGATGTGCTTACTAACCTTACCTTTGGTTTATCCTTGTTGTTCCTGGGATGGTATGCAGACCGTTTTGGAATGGTGCAGGTGTATCTGCTGGCTGCGGCCATGACGACAATTGCTGTCCTGATCGGGTGGTTCTACCGGAGGGAGTTTCAGGATAGTGAGCAAGCGGACTATCCAACTGTCACGGACGAAAGGGTAAGCAGCTGA
- a CDS encoding pectinesterase family protein yields MKKKWLAQVLIAGLLATSFPAGGVQAASLQALPAFPGAEGGGKYVTGGRAQAVYEVTTLADYSSKDAPVPGSLRDAVSGSNRTIVFRVGGTIHLKESLKITGSNLTIAGQTAPGDGITVADYTTSIEADNIIIRYMRFRLGDRVASEDDAFGSRYHKDIIIDHSSFSWSVDEVVSLYDNENTTVQWSISAESMLMTTHQKGRHGYGGIWGGKNASYHHNLIAHSVSRNPRLPTITRLADLTEMTNNVIYNWGFASTYGGGAEGYLYNLTNNYYKYGPNTYSSVKRQLFGELAPVTQLYLAGNMMDGSPEVTTDNWKGVLRYSDSSKLAEPAVMPNPYTAEPAEEAYLNVLADAGATLPRRDAYDARVISDVKNRTGQHINSPAEIGGYPDYPETSSAVTDADHDGMDDTWELAHGLSPTDPDDRNQAELSPEGYTNLEVYLNGLIEAAAADGMHTDNPETAVNYPLNNQIVEAGSDVTVEASASDRDGIAKVEFIINGVKQGEATEAPYSFAWNHVQDGTYYLVVQATDNKGLKTQSDNVAVHVNTSGDTGPWTSQDIGHPGIAGHTELGLQSGEITVKSSGLVGATSESESAADNFQFAYQPLKGNGEIIAKIESVTPTDDYAKAGVMIRDSLDDNAKMAMLAIPYVKYGKKGVLITRSATGAKVVKKEPGNFISTPYWVKLVRLGDEITGLVSPDKTTWSKMGTVSLDLGDTAYFGLAADAAQADNQVSRYNTSRFSGVELKTLDERYPSAPSGLKATAGSSAKIRLSWEKTKSAESYTVKRSEVPGGPYSTIAAGLAETRYTDSGTSPGKTYYYVVSAVNESGESFDSAEAGAKALADGGNIYYVEEDYEQAALDIPPVYYEVAPDPQTDTQKVAVSATPSMSMGNGSQRVLGVYDTGSGNVQFVRKFTPVAGALVIEADFMFAAESGTSVLLQAQNADGSKTAFSLESRKPTLPAAGSKYTLTVSRGSSQYHQLMNSYSLGQWYNLKLKADVQGSKVDIYIDNQPAGSFPFTTANFGSYGIGRILSKTPGGGSGNYYFDNLKVYAEPVETPLGLTGFPGNGAAQLKWPALGGAAAYNVKRSLTSGGPYDLIASSIAELSYVDAAVVNDTTYYYVITAAGPAGESGISNEVSITPSASALKLPAPEGLAAVSRNAQLDLSWSAVDDAAGYTIKRWNEAAGSYETLADNIAGTAYRIGGLVNGQRYRFTVSGTNVAGEGAASEPVEAVPAAPPGTPKVVALAGDSTVALTWAAANGADRYTVTRALSASGPYEILAAGIASTSYTDNRAANGTPYYYKVSAAGAGGSGLDSAAVAAVPYKENGQPPAPQGLMAEPGSGEVSLSWNPAEGAVSYRIIRAENGGPYAVVADGIKAAAYTDTGLRNGTTYVYAVIALGSGAGSLPSQAVQETPAQAIVVDAAGAGDFKTLAEAVQAVPDYSGLPTVIKVMDGIYREKVLVPASKQHLRILGSSREGTVLVNGDSAKTLGADGKELGTSGSYTLRTAGADFTLENMTVENSAGRDAGQAVALYAEGDRGVYRNVKLLGHQDTLFADKGRAYFVDSLIEGTVDFIFGNAAAVFENNEIRSVGAGYITAPSTEAGKPGYVFLNSRLTASAQVAPGTVDLGRPWRDYGSSTFIHTDMAEHIRPTGWHEWYEGRSKTARFSEYLSIGAGADAAARYNWSRQLTAGEAAAYAVQSVLGGSDGWNPQTPVVVPGAEDVPVSRVTSITVKGADNISAIEADKGTLQLQAEVLPKQAANRNVVWTVTETDGLTSTAKAAIDQNGLLKARLNGTVRVTASAADGSGISASLDIAISGQQEAAADMPSATLTGPETVTAGEEFVYRAGLANVTASVYKDVYGVEFALDYDPTGIEFLSARKLVDGFELSHVSEGDPGYIVIRAAATGAEHAITAGAGFIELRFRARKTAKEVLAPLGFVAFRGYDGRQDYDIPYAAGIIVRVVPVPVKQIRVASTGEVSELFTGQTLQMLAEVQPPEAAGQTVVWSVRNGEGSSGARASITGGGLLTALSAGEVIVTAAAGSGSGTAGTLKLTIKNPDTASPPGTSAPAASPQEKKPPEATAGAAGIAITVTGNAGGKAAVELSSDVVRQAVGLIQEGTLRISMKLPADITAVELVLPAQELLKAASQGVRTVEADLGLTSFVIDSGLILKAAGSDAASIKLAAARMDSRQLAVQADNIGSAYELGFTVDGKPVDSFGGGLKVNLNYERPVHADADTVVAYCINEDGLEVVRNSAYHPQSGRVAFRPEHFSIYAAGYAEVAFTDLSGLAWAQDSIEALAARGVVQGPEPQAFRPEQNVTRAGFLKMLLLALDLPLSGGDSKFRDVAAGDWYYSYAAAAGQLGIVRGRTDGTFDAHESITREEMALMAYRAAEQAGLQLQAAGPAPDYADSPQISVDALAAVQSMSGAGIIQGVGNDLYSPKAYASRAQAAVIVRRLFQKRP; encoded by the coding sequence ATGAAAAAGAAATGGCTGGCCCAGGTGCTCATCGCAGGTCTGCTGGCAACAAGCTTTCCCGCCGGCGGTGTGCAAGCGGCTTCTCTGCAGGCTCTTCCCGCCTTTCCCGGCGCGGAAGGCGGTGGCAAATATGTAACCGGAGGCCGGGCACAAGCGGTATACGAGGTGACCACGCTTGCCGATTACAGCAGCAAAGACGCACCGGTTCCCGGCTCCTTGCGCGATGCGGTGAGCGGAAGCAACCGGACTATCGTATTCCGCGTGGGCGGGACGATCCACCTGAAGGAGTCGTTGAAGATTACCGGCTCTAATCTGACGATTGCAGGCCAGACCGCACCCGGTGACGGAATTACGGTCGCCGATTACACGACAAGCATAGAGGCGGATAATATCATTATACGGTACATGCGCTTCAGGCTCGGCGACCGGGTGGCCAGCGAAGACGATGCCTTCGGCTCACGCTACCATAAGGATATCATCATCGACCACAGCTCGTTCAGCTGGTCGGTGGATGAGGTTGTAAGTCTGTACGACAATGAAAATACCACTGTCCAGTGGTCGATCTCGGCGGAAAGCATGCTGATGACCACCCACCAGAAAGGGCGGCATGGCTATGGCGGAATTTGGGGCGGCAAGAATGCGAGCTATCACCACAACCTGATCGCCCACAGCGTCAGCCGCAACCCCCGGCTGCCCACGATCACCAGGCTCGCCGATCTTACAGAAATGACTAACAATGTCATTTACAACTGGGGTTTCGCTTCAACTTACGGCGGCGGAGCCGAAGGCTATCTGTACAATCTGACTAACAACTATTATAAGTACGGTCCAAACACTTACAGCAGTGTCAAGCGCCAGTTGTTCGGAGAACTGGCCCCGGTCACCCAGCTGTATCTGGCCGGCAACATGATGGATGGCAGCCCGGAAGTTACCACGGACAACTGGAAAGGGGTGCTGCGCTATTCAGACAGCTCAAAGCTGGCGGAGCCGGCGGTGATGCCCAATCCATATACGGCAGAACCGGCGGAAGAAGCCTATCTGAACGTGCTGGCGGACGCAGGCGCTACCCTGCCCCGGCGGGATGCCTACGATGCGCGCGTCATCAGTGATGTGAAGAACCGCACGGGACAGCACATTAATTCCCCGGCTGAAATCGGCGGGTATCCCGATTATCCCGAGACATCTTCAGCAGTAACGGATGCGGATCATGACGGGATGGACGATACCTGGGAACTTGCTCACGGACTGTCGCCTACAGACCCCGACGACCGCAATCAAGCGGAGTTGTCCCCGGAAGGCTATACGAATCTTGAAGTCTATCTGAATGGTCTGATCGAGGCGGCCGCAGCGGACGGAATGCATACGGACAATCCTGAAACCGCTGTCAACTATCCGCTGAACAACCAGATTGTTGAGGCGGGCAGCGATGTGACCGTGGAAGCTTCCGCCAGCGACAGGGACGGAATCGCCAAAGTGGAATTTATCATCAACGGCGTAAAGCAGGGCGAGGCAACGGAAGCACCGTACAGTTTTGCGTGGAACCATGTGCAGGATGGCACCTATTATCTGGTAGTCCAGGCCACGGACAATAAGGGTCTGAAGACTCAGTCCGATAATGTCGCTGTGCATGTCAACACCTCAGGCGACACCGGTCCGTGGACCTCACAAGACATCGGCCATCCGGGTATTGCGGGCCATACAGAGCTTGGTCTGCAGAGCGGGGAGATTACGGTCAAATCATCCGGGCTTGTCGGGGCGACCTCGGAGAGTGAAAGTGCCGCAGACAACTTTCAGTTCGCCTACCAGCCGCTGAAGGGCAATGGGGAGATCATCGCCAAGATTGAATCGGTGACGCCGACCGATGATTATGCCAAGGCTGGCGTGATGATCAGAGACAGTCTGGATGACAATGCCAAGATGGCGATGCTAGCCATACCCTATGTCAAATACGGTAAGAAAGGCGTGCTGATTACCCGTTCCGCCACAGGAGCGAAAGTAGTCAAGAAGGAGCCCGGAAACTTCATCAGCACCCCGTATTGGGTGAAGCTGGTCCGGCTTGGTGACGAGATTACGGGGCTGGTGTCACCGGATAAGACGACATGGAGCAAGATGGGAACGGTGAGCCTCGATCTGGGAGACACCGCCTACTTTGGCCTTGCCGCCGATGCTGCCCAGGCGGATAACCAGGTGAGCAGGTACAACACCTCCCGATTCAGCGGTGTGGAGCTGAAGACGCTGGATGAGCGTTATCCTTCTGCTCCGTCCGGGCTCAAGGCAACGGCGGGCAGCAGTGCAAAGATTAGGCTGAGCTGGGAGAAGACAAAGTCTGCCGAGTCTTACACTGTGAAGCGCAGCGAGGTGCCGGGCGGCCCCTACTCAACAATTGCCGCAGGCCTTGCGGAGACCAGGTACACCGATTCCGGAACCAGCCCAGGCAAAACCTACTATTATGTGGTCAGTGCGGTGAATGAATCCGGAGAAAGCTTCGATTCGGCAGAAGCCGGCGCCAAGGCATTGGCAGATGGCGGTAATATCTATTATGTCGAAGAAGATTATGAACAGGCTGCGCTGGATATCCCCCCGGTTTACTATGAGGTAGCGCCGGACCCGCAGACCGATACGCAGAAGGTTGCCGTCTCCGCCACTCCGTCAATGAGCATGGGCAACGGCTCACAGCGGGTGTTGGGCGTATACGATACAGGCAGCGGCAATGTGCAGTTTGTCCGCAAATTCACCCCGGTTGCGGGGGCGCTGGTAATCGAAGCTGACTTCATGTTCGCGGCGGAATCAGGAACCTCGGTGCTGCTGCAGGCCCAGAATGCCGATGGAAGCAAAACCGCATTCTCCCTGGAGAGCCGCAAGCCAACGCTTCCCGCAGCCGGCAGCAAATACACGCTGACCGTCAGCAGGGGAAGCAGCCAGTATCATCAACTGATGAACTCCTATTCCCTCGGCCAGTGGTATAATCTCAAGCTGAAAGCTGATGTTCAGGGGAGCAAGGTGGATATCTATATCGACAATCAGCCGGCAGGCAGCTTTCCATTCACGACCGCTAATTTCGGAAGCTACGGGATCGGGCGTATTTTGTCTAAAACACCGGGCGGAGGATCGGGCAATTATTATTTCGATAATCTGAAGGTATATGCGGAACCGGTCGAAACACCGCTTGGCCTGACCGGCTTCCCCGGTAACGGGGCGGCCCAGCTGAAATGGCCGGCACTGGGAGGTGCAGCAGCCTACAATGTGAAACGGAGTCTGACCAGCGGCGGTCCTTATGACCTGATCGCAAGCAGTATTGCAGAACTTTCCTATGTCGATGCAGCCGTCGTCAATGATACCACTTACTATTATGTCATCACAGCGGCCGGACCGGCCGGGGAATCCGGGATCTCCAATGAAGTCAGCATCACTCCATCCGCTTCTGCACTGAAGCTTCCAGCACCGGAAGGGCTTGCAGCGGTAAGCCGCAACGCTCAGCTTGATCTGAGCTGGAGTGCGGTTGATGATGCTGCGGGATATACAATCAAGAGGTGGAATGAAGCAGCGGGCAGCTATGAAACGCTGGCAGATAACATTGCAGGTACGGCTTACCGCATCGGCGGCCTCGTGAACGGTCAACGCTACCGGTTCACGGTTTCGGGCACCAACGTTGCCGGGGAGGGTGCGGCCTCGGAGCCTGTTGAGGCGGTTCCCGCCGCTCCGCCGGGAACCCCAAAGGTCGTTGCGCTGGCCGGCGATAGCACAGTAGCACTGACCTGGGCGGCGGCCAACGGAGCAGACCGCTATACGGTCACACGCGCATTATCGGCAAGCGGCCCTTATGAAATCCTGGCTGCAGGTATCGCCAGCACAAGTTACACCGATAACCGTGCGGCTAACGGCACACCGTACTATTACAAGGTGTCGGCGGCCGGTGCGGGGGGCAGCGGGTTAGATTCCGCAGCCGTCGCGGCTGTGCCGTACAAGGAGAACGGCCAGCCTCCTGCTCCGCAGGGACTTATGGCTGAACCCGGCAGCGGTGAAGTCAGCTTAAGCTGGAATCCGGCGGAGGGAGCCGTCAGCTACCGGATCATTCGTGCGGAGAATGGCGGTCCATACGCTGTCGTTGCCGACGGTATTAAAGCAGCGGCGTATACAGATACCGGGCTTCGGAACGGCACCACCTATGTCTACGCGGTCATTGCCTTAGGCAGCGGCGCCGGGAGTCTGCCATCGCAGGCGGTTCAAGAAACTCCGGCACAGGCCATTGTGGTTGATGCCGCAGGTGCAGGGGATTTCAAGACTCTTGCGGAAGCCGTTCAGGCGGTTCCCGACTACAGCGGGTTACCCACTGTTATTAAGGTGATGGACGGGATTTACCGGGAAAAGGTGCTGGTGCCTGCAAGCAAACAGCATCTTCGCATCCTCGGCAGCAGCCGGGAAGGCACAGTGCTGGTGAACGGCGATTCGGCCAAGACGCTGGGTGCAGACGGTAAGGAATTGGGCACCAGCGGGAGCTATACCCTGAGGACGGCGGGAGCGGATTTCACCTTGGAAAATATGACGGTAGAGAACAGTGCCGGACGGGATGCCGGGCAGGCTGTGGCGCTGTATGCCGAGGGGGATCGCGGAGTTTACCGCAATGTCAAGCTTCTTGGCCATCAGGATACTTTGTTCGCAGATAAGGGCAGGGCGTATTTCGTGGACAGCCTCATCGAAGGCACGGTCGATTTCATCTTCGGCAATGCCGCCGCCGTCTTCGAGAACAACGAGATCCGGAGTGTCGGCGCGGGTTATATCACCGCTCCTTCCACGGAAGCGGGCAAACCGGGCTATGTGTTCCTGAACAGCCGGCTGACCGCCAGTGCACAGGTGGCACCCGGCACCGTTGATCTCGGCAGGCCGTGGAGAGATTACGGCAGCTCCACTTTTATTCATACGGATATGGCGGAGCATATCCGCCCGACAGGCTGGCATGAATGGTATGAAGGCCGCTCTAAGACTGCCCGGTTCTCTGAATACTTAAGCATCGGGGCGGGAGCGGATGCCGCTGCACGCTACAACTGGTCTAGACAGCTTACCGCAGGGGAAGCGGCAGCCTATGCCGTCCAATCGGTGCTTGGCGGCAGCGACGGCTGGAATCCGCAGACTCCCGTTGTTGTACCCGGAGCTGAAGATGTACCGGTGTCACGAGTAACCTCAATTACAGTGAAAGGGGCAGACAATATCAGCGCCATTGAAGCGGATAAGGGGACTCTCCAGCTTCAGGCGGAGGTACTGCCGAAACAGGCGGCGAACCGGAACGTTGTCTGGACCGTGACAGAGACAGACGGCCTCACTTCAACCGCCAAAGCGGCTATCGATCAGAACGGGCTGCTGAAGGCAAGGCTGAACGGGACGGTGCGGGTGACCGCCAGCGCGGCGGACGGCAGCGGAATCAGCGCCAGCCTGGATATTGCCATCAGCGGCCAGCAGGAGGCAGCGGCGGATATGCCTTCGGCAACCCTGACTGGACCTGAAACTGTAACAGCCGGTGAGGAATTCGTGTACCGCGCTGGGTTGGCTAATGTTACTGCTTCTGTTTACAAGGACGTCTACGGAGTGGAGTTTGCCCTCGATTATGACCCAACGGGGATTGAATTTCTCTCGGCCCGGAAGCTGGTGGACGGATTTGAGCTGAGCCATGTTTCCGAGGGCGATCCGGGCTATATTGTGATCCGTGCCGCCGCCACTGGGGCGGAACATGCCATTACTGCCGGTGCCGGCTTCATTGAACTTCGCTTCCGCGCCCGGAAGACTGCAAAAGAAGTACTGGCGCCGCTTGGATTTGTTGCCTTCCGGGGATATGATGGAAGGCAGGATTATGATATTCCGTATGCGGCAGGAATAATCGTCCGGGTGGTTCCTGTACCGGTGAAGCAGATCAGGGTAGCTTCCACGGGAGAGGTGAGCGAGTTGTTCACCGGTCAAACGCTGCAAATGCTGGCAGAGGTTCAGCCGCCAGAGGCTGCCGGCCAGACGGTAGTCTGGTCCGTGCGGAATGGGGAGGGTTCATCCGGCGCAAGGGCATCCATCACCGGCGGGGGGCTGCTGACCGCTCTTTCGGCGGGTGAGGTGATCGTAACAGCGGCAGCGGGCAGCGGCTCCGGTACCGCCGGAACCCTGAAGCTGACCATTAAGAACCCGGATACGGCCTCGCCGCCGGGAACAAGCGCCCCGGCTGCTAGTCCTCAGGAGAAGAAACCGCCGGAAGCTACAGCGGGAGCGGCTGGCATTGCCATTACGGTCACGGGGAATGCTGGCGGCAAAGCTGCCGTCGAGCTGTCTAGTGATGTTGTGCGGCAGGCGGTGGGCCTAATTCAGGAGGGGACGCTGCGGATTAGCATGAAGCTGCCGGCAGACATTACGGCGGTTGAACTGGTGCTCCCCGCACAAGAATTGCTTAAGGCTGCCTCGCAGGGGGTCCGGACTGTAGAGGCCGATCTGGGCCTGACCAGCTTCGTGATTGATTCCGGCCTGATACTCAAGGCGGCCGGATCAGACGCAGCTTCCATCAAGCTTGCCGCCGCCCGGATGGACAGCAGGCAGCTTGCAGTTCAGGCAGACAACATCGGTAGCGCATACGAGTTGGGTTTCACCGTGGACGGGAAACCTGTGGACAGCTTCGGCGGCGGCCTGAAGGTGAATCTGAACTATGAGCGTCCAGTCCATGCGGATGCGGATACCGTTGTCGCTTACTGCATTAATGAAGACGGCTTAGAGGTTGTCAGAAACTCCGCTTACCATCCGCAGAGCGGTAGAGTGGCCTTCAGGCCGGAACATTTCAGTATCTATGCTGCAGGTTATGCGGAGGTTGCCTTCACCGATCTATCCGGCTTGGCCTGGGCGCAGGACAGCATTGAAGCTTTGGCAGCGCGGGGAGTTGTGCAGGGCCCTGAACCACAAGCTTTCAGACCGGAACAGAATGTTACCCGGGCCGGTTTTCTGAAGATGCTGCTGCTGGCTCTGGATCTGCCGCTTAGCGGCGGGGACAGCAAGTTCCGTGATGTGGCTGCCGGTGACTGGTATTACAGCTATGCTGCCGCTGCCGGGCAGCTGGGCATTGTGCGGGGCAGAACGGATGGAACCTTCGATGCACATGAAAGCATAACCCGGGAAGAGATGGCACTGATGGCTTACCGGGCGGCGGAGCAGGCAGGCTTGCAGCTTCAAGCTGCGGGTCCGGCACCGGACTATGCAGACAGCCCGCAGATTTCAGTGGATGCCCTTGCGGCCGTTCAGTCCATGAGCGGCGCAGGAATCATCCAAGGTGTCGGCAATGATCTCTACTCGCCCAAGGCTTATGCTTCACGGGCACAGGCTGCGGTCATTGTCCGACGGTTGTTCCAGAAAAGACCCTGA
- a CDS encoding PLP-dependent aminotransferase family protein: MNYSFSNRIAALQPSIIREILKATSGQDVIPFSAGNPAPETFPIEAIRSFTRDILEQDPITALQYGITEGYFPLRQALTDHLRSGFNTGKDSDSLFIVSGAQQGIELACKVFCNEGDTIICESPSFIGSLNSFRSSGARLVGVPMEPDGINLDRLEHALKSEPNVKLLYLIPSFQNPTGITTSLEKRKAIYSLAKKYGVVILEDNPYGELRFGGEDVPTIKSLDEEGLVIYVGSFSKILSAGLRVGFVLAPDDIIQKMVVAKQGEDVHTAMLPQILAYKFMKEYDYAGHVQLIREVYLRKCTLMTDCMEQYTDGSMAFTRPDGGLFLWCELPSTITMLDYCKIAAAKGVAVVPGTAFLVDPGEPCNAIRLNFSTPSDEQIVKGIQILGQI, encoded by the coding sequence ATGAATTACTCTTTTTCCAACCGTATCGCGGCACTCCAGCCGTCTATCATCCGAGAAATTCTAAAAGCCACATCGGGTCAGGATGTTATCCCTTTTTCTGCGGGCAATCCGGCCCCCGAGACCTTTCCCATTGAAGCTATCCGGTCGTTTACGAGAGACATTCTGGAACAAGACCCGATAACTGCGCTGCAGTACGGTATAACTGAGGGATATTTCCCCCTCCGTCAAGCGCTTACGGATCATTTAAGATCGGGATTTAATACGGGAAAGGATTCAGACAGCCTGTTCATCGTATCCGGTGCCCAACAGGGGATAGAGCTGGCTTGCAAAGTATTCTGCAACGAAGGCGACACGATTATTTGTGAGAGTCCGAGCTTTATTGGTTCGCTTAATTCCTTCCGGTCTTCCGGTGCAAGGCTTGTTGGCGTCCCAATGGAGCCGGATGGGATCAATCTTGACAGGCTGGAACACGCCCTTAAGTCAGAGCCCAATGTAAAGCTGCTGTATTTGATTCCAAGCTTCCAGAACCCGACGGGAATTACAACAAGCCTGGAGAAACGGAAAGCGATTTATTCGTTGGCTAAAAAGTATGGTGTTGTCATTCTTGAAGACAATCCTTACGGAGAGCTGCGCTTTGGCGGGGAAGATGTGCCGACGATCAAATCTCTGGATGAGGAGGGCTTGGTTATCTATGTAGGTTCGTTCTCCAAAATTTTGTCCGCCGGCCTTCGTGTAGGTTTTGTTCTCGCCCCGGATGACATCATCCAGAAAATGGTAGTTGCCAAGCAAGGGGAAGATGTGCACACGGCAATGCTTCCGCAAATTCTGGCGTACAAGTTCATGAAGGAATACGACTACGCAGGCCACGTCCAGCTGATCCGGGAGGTTTACCTCAGAAAATGCACGCTGATGACGGACTGCATGGAGCAATATACGGATGGTTCAATGGCATTTACCCGGCCCGATGGGGGATTGTTTCTATGGTGCGAGCTTCCTTCGACGATAACCATGCTGGATTATTGTAAAATAGCGGCGGCAAAAGGGGTTGCTGTCGTTCCAGGAACAGCGTTTCTTGTTGATCCGGGTGAGCCCTGCAACGCAATAAGACTGAATTTCTCTACGCCTTCAGATGAACAAATCGTGAAGGGGATTCAAATTTTGGGACAGATCTAA